In Halobacterium sp. R2-5, one DNA window encodes the following:
- a CDS encoding FAD-dependent monooxygenase, producing the protein MTDVTTIGGGPGGLYASLLLKEANPDWNITVYERNPRGVTYGWGIVLPNRTLSKLEETDGPSHETIQETATRWDPFDLYYQGERYRSEGHGFMSLQRTDLLDLLQERCEELGVDLVFDHPIENPREVADEADFVIAADGIHSNTRREYADELGAETITGSTRFSWFGTNADFDALSHIFVENEDGIWCAHTYPGPTSTFIVDCDAETWANARLDERSESEYLAYLEDVFAEHLDGHELLSQTDKWRTFTTVKNDRWHHDNLVLLGDAAHTAHYSVGSGTTMALEDAISLANAFENYDGDLEETLATYESNRRPSSESLQRAAERSRLHFEHIRRFYGFEGVQFALHHLTRSGRLSYDSMRRRDPELVAEFEEWFQAETAGQADHSSPSMQPLSLDGLELDQRTVRANEPTVSASDGQLPSHETAAYRELTSSHDGLTLTEPLAVSQDGRPTAGSPGLYTEEHRTTWEQIVSESDTPVGVQLVHAGSRGAGQPRAFALDRPTSRNEAWAPRLTDQYPTRPAAFAPESMDAERRERVRDDFVAATERAATAGFDHLQLHLGNGYLLGSYLSSVTNAREDQFGGTLTDRLRFPLRVVEAVREVWPVDRTLGVAIQADDWTDDGLTLSDAIDVGEELVDAGVDVLAPVAGGVVADENPDQIEGLANYSDHLRNELDVPTIATIHATTRDEVDTLVATGRADLCTYYGPALETE; encoded by the coding sequence ATGACGGACGTCACGACAATCGGCGGCGGTCCTGGCGGTCTCTACGCCAGCCTCCTCCTGAAAGAAGCGAACCCCGACTGGAACATCACAGTTTACGAGCGGAACCCGCGCGGAGTCACCTACGGGTGGGGGATTGTCCTTCCGAACCGGACGCTCTCCAAACTCGAGGAAACCGACGGCCCCTCCCATGAGACGATTCAGGAGACTGCGACCCGCTGGGACCCATTCGACCTCTACTATCAAGGCGAGCGCTACCGATCGGAGGGTCATGGATTCATGAGTCTCCAGCGAACTGACCTTCTGGACCTCCTTCAGGAGCGGTGTGAAGAACTGGGCGTCGACCTCGTGTTCGATCACCCGATCGAGAACCCACGCGAGGTGGCAGACGAGGCGGACTTCGTCATCGCCGCCGACGGAATCCATAGTAACACTCGGCGCGAGTACGCAGACGAACTAGGCGCGGAAACCATTACAGGGTCGACGCGGTTCTCTTGGTTCGGTACAAACGCTGACTTCGACGCACTCAGCCACATCTTCGTCGAGAACGAAGACGGAATCTGGTGCGCGCACACGTACCCCGGGCCGACCAGCACCTTCATCGTCGACTGCGACGCAGAAACGTGGGCGAACGCGCGTTTAGACGAGCGGTCCGAATCCGAATACCTCGCCTACCTGGAGGACGTGTTCGCCGAGCACCTCGACGGCCACGAATTGCTTTCACAGACGGACAAGTGGCGAACGTTCACAACGGTCAAAAACGACCGCTGGCACCACGACAACCTCGTCCTCCTCGGAGACGCTGCCCACACTGCCCACTACTCCGTCGGGTCAGGGACGACGATGGCGCTCGAAGACGCCATCAGTCTCGCGAACGCCTTCGAAAACTACGATGGGGACCTCGAGGAAACACTCGCTACGTACGAGTCGAACCGCCGGCCGAGCTCGGAATCGCTGCAGCGAGCCGCGGAACGGAGCCGGCTGCACTTCGAACACATCCGCCGATTCTATGGGTTCGAGGGCGTCCAGTTCGCGCTCCATCACCTGACGCGCTCCGGGCGACTCTCCTACGACAGTATGCGGCGCCGCGACCCGGAACTAGTCGCGGAGTTCGAAGAGTGGTTCCAGGCTGAAACAGCAGGACAAGCAGACCACTCGTCTCCGAGTATGCAGCCACTGAGCCTCGACGGGCTTGAGCTCGACCAGCGGACGGTTCGCGCGAACGAACCAACTGTGTCTGCGTCGGATGGCCAGCTTCCGAGTCACGAGACGGCAGCGTACCGTGAACTCACTTCCTCCCACGATGGGCTCACGCTCACTGAGCCACTCGCAGTCTCTCAAGATGGCCGGCCAACCGCGGGAAGCCCGGGCCTCTACACGGAGGAACACCGTACTACTTGGGAACAGATCGTCTCGGAGAGTGATACGCCCGTCGGGGTCCAACTCGTGCACGCGGGCAGTCGTGGCGCTGGACAGCCACGCGCGTTCGCCTTGGACCGGCCGACGTCACGAAACGAAGCCTGGGCACCACGGTTGACCGATCAGTATCCGACGCGGCCGGCGGCGTTCGCTCCGGAGTCGATGGACGCGGAACGTCGTGAGCGGGTTCGCGACGATTTCGTAGCTGCGACTGAGCGGGCGGCGACTGCAGGATTTGATCACCTCCAGCTTCACCTCGGGAACGGCTACCTGCTCGGGTCGTATCTGTCCTCGGTGACGAACGCCCGGGAGGACCAGTTCGGAGGAACGCTTACGGACCGCTTGCGGTTCCCGTTGCGTGTCGTCGAAGCAGTCCGTGAGGTCTGGCCGGTAGATCGAACACTCGGTGTCGCAATTCAGGCAGATGATTGGACAGACGACGGTCTCACGCTGAGCGACGCGATCGACGTCGGTGAAGAACTAGTTGACGCCGGTGTTGATGTCCTCGCGCCCGTTGCAGGTGGGGTCGTTGCCGACGAGAACCCGGACCAGATCGAGGGCCTGGCAAACTACAGTGACCACCTGCGGAACGAACTCGACGTACCAACGATCGCGACGATTCACGCCACGACTCGCGACGAGGTGGACACACTTGTTGCAACTGGACGAGCGGACCTCTGTACGTACTACGGCCCGGCCCTGGAAACGGAATAA
- a CDS encoding AMP-binding protein → MSDDLSPASLEGYVPFPQERIDRYRDAGYWRDLTFHEVLDQRARETPDKVAVTGPNRELTYAELAKRSRNLATALDENGITAGERIVFQLPNSVEFLEAFFGCSRVGAIPVQALPRHREAEVRHLLDHFDATVYLTAGDRYDMGFDFVSLVDDLQSEYPHLETVIGVADDRDSLPDGWEDFDSLCETTPDDERLDSLEVPPTEPGVMLLSGGTTGMPKGIPRTHNDYLYQWEHMADVAGVDSDWIAFPSVPIGHNASLNCIVGAAIWEGATVAVEPTLKPESLMELIEREGGMYSLFIPTQLIDILEHPDLDEYDLSSLEVIISGGQKVPPHVVRDSVDAWDVGFCNIFGMAEGPLICTRPQDDVDVQAETVGRPISGGADVHIVDFDRDEAVPQGETGELSVRGPGYFTGYFRNAEENTENFDDDGWFYTEDVLSHREDGNYTVFGRIKNTIIRGGENIYAPGVEDVVAEHPDVANVAIVAMPDERLGERPCAFVELTESATNLTLDELSEFLAEKGVAVFKRPERLEVMTELPRTEVGKIDMKQLEDLAAENAN, encoded by the coding sequence AACACCAGATAAGGTCGCAGTCACCGGCCCCAACCGGGAGTTAACCTACGCAGAGCTCGCAAAACGCTCCCGAAATCTAGCAACCGCGCTCGACGAAAACGGCATCACCGCCGGCGAACGAATCGTCTTCCAATTGCCGAACTCAGTCGAGTTCCTCGAAGCGTTCTTCGGCTGCTCCCGAGTCGGTGCAATTCCCGTACAGGCGCTCCCTCGCCATCGAGAAGCCGAAGTCCGGCATCTCCTAGACCACTTCGACGCAACAGTCTACCTGACCGCTGGCGATCGATACGACATGGGATTCGACTTCGTATCGCTCGTCGACGATCTCCAGTCAGAGTACCCCCACCTCGAGACAGTTATCGGTGTGGCTGATGACAGAGACTCACTCCCGGACGGGTGGGAAGACTTTGACTCGTTGTGTGAAACCACACCGGACGACGAGCGACTCGACTCCCTGGAGGTCCCACCGACCGAACCCGGAGTGATGCTGCTTTCCGGTGGGACCACTGGAATGCCGAAGGGAATCCCGCGAACGCACAATGATTATCTCTATCAGTGGGAGCACATGGCTGACGTTGCCGGTGTTGACAGCGACTGGATCGCTTTCCCGAGTGTTCCAATCGGTCACAACGCCTCACTGAACTGTATCGTCGGCGCCGCTATTTGGGAGGGTGCGACTGTCGCAGTCGAGCCAACACTCAAACCCGAATCCCTGATGGAGCTCATCGAACGGGAAGGCGGGATGTACTCGCTGTTCATCCCCACCCAACTTATCGACATCCTCGAACACCCCGATCTAGACGAATACGACCTCTCCAGCCTCGAGGTCATCATCAGCGGCGGCCAGAAAGTCCCACCCCACGTTGTTCGCGATAGCGTAGACGCATGGGACGTCGGATTCTGCAACATCTTCGGCATGGCGGAAGGCCCACTCATCTGTACCCGCCCTCAAGACGACGTAGACGTCCAAGCTGAGACAGTCGGCCGTCCGATCTCCGGTGGCGCAGATGTCCATATCGTCGATTTCGACCGCGACGAGGCCGTCCCACAGGGGGAGACGGGCGAACTCTCCGTTCGGGGCCCGGGCTACTTCACCGGGTACTTCCGGAACGCCGAGGAGAACACTGAGAACTTCGACGACGACGGCTGGTTCTACACCGAAGACGTGCTCTCCCATCGAGAAGACGGAAACTACACCGTTTTCGGGCGAATCAAGAATACGATTATCCGTGGCGGGGAGAACATCTACGCACCAGGCGTGGAGGACGTCGTAGCTGAGCACCCTGACGTCGCGAACGTGGCAATTGTAGCGATGCCGGACGAACGCCTCGGCGAACGACCCTGTGCATTCGTCGAACTCACCGAATCCGCAACAAACCTCACCCTAGACGAGCTCTCCGAGTTCCTCGCGGAAAAGGGGGTTGCCGTCTTCAAACGCCCGGAACGCCTGGAAGTGATGACGGAGCTCCCGCGTACTGAAGTCGGGAAGATAGACATGAAACAACTGGAGGATTTGGCCGCAGAGAACGCGAACTAA